From a single Phragmites australis chromosome 7, lpPhrAust1.1, whole genome shotgun sequence genomic region:
- the LOC133925053 gene encoding anthocyanidin reductase ((2S)-flavan-3-ol-forming)-like: MSAGDRKTACVTGGNGYIAAALVKMLLEKGYAIKTTVRNPDDMEKNSHLKELQALGPLEVLRADLNEEGSFDQAVAGCDYAFLVAAPVNLTSENPEKDQIEPSIRGTLNVMRSCAKAGTVRRVILTSAASSVCIRPLEGDGHVLDEESWSDLKYVTTEKPPSWGYVVSKVLSEKEACRFAQEHGISLVTVCPVLTVGASPVSKVYASVPASLAMLSGDNAALGMLKGIEKSFGAVPMVDLDDLCRAEVFVAETETASGRYICCSFSTTVVVIARFLADKYPQYSVKTNLLSGELLEKPRMCLSSAKLVGEGFEFKYNTLDEIYEDVIEYGKALGILPY; the protein is encoded by the exons ATGTCGGCAGGGGACAGGAAGACGGCGTGCGTCACCGGAGGGAACGGCTACATTGCTGCAGCCCTTGTGAAGATGCTGCTGGAGAAGGGATACGCCATCAAGACGACTGTCAGGAACCCCG ATGACATGGAGAAGAACTCCCACCTCAAGGAATTGCAGGCGCTTGGCCCCTTGGAGGTCCTCCGCGCCGACTTGAACGAAGAAGGCAGCTTCGACCAAGCGGTTGCCGGCTGCGACTACGCCTTCCTCGTCGCCGCTCCGGTGAACCTCACGTCAGAAAATCCAGAG AAAGACCAGATTGAACCCTCTATCCGAGGCACTCTGAACGTCATGAGGTCGTGCGCGAAAGCGGGTACGGTGAGGCGCGTGATCCTCACATCGGCGGCGTCCTCGGTCTGCATCAGGCCGCTGGAGGGCGACGGCCATGTGCTGGACGAGGAGTCCTGGTCCGACCTCAAGTACGTCACAACCGAGAAGCCACCAAGCTGG GGATACGTCGTCTCGAAGGTGCTCTCGGAGAAGGAAGCGTGCAGGTTCGCGCAAGAGCACGGCATCAGCCTGGTCACCGTGTGCCCCGTCCTCACCGTGGGCGCATCGCCGGTATCAAAGGTGTACGCAAGCGTCCCTGCTAGCCTCGCCATGTTATCCG GCGACAACGCAGCGCTCGGTATGCTAAAAGGCATCGAGAAGTCCTTCGGCGCGGTGCCGATGGTTGACCTCGACGATCTCTGCCGCGCCGAGGTGTTCGTCGCCGAGACGGAGACGGCCTCCGGTAGGTACATCTGCTGCAGCTTCAGCACGACCGTCGTCGTGATCGCCCGGTTCCTGGCAGACAAGTACCCGCAGTACAGCGTGAAGACAAATCTGCT CTCCGGCGAGCTCCTCGAGAAGCCGAGAATGTGCTTGTCGTCCGCGAAGCTGGTCGGGGAAGGGTTTGAGTTCAAGTACAACACCCTGGATGAGATATACGAAGACGTGATCGAGTACGGCAAGGCCTTGGGGATTCTGCCCTACTGA